In Gemmatimonadota bacterium, the sequence TCGGCGGGCCCGAACGTCGCGCCGCCCACCGCGGCCGACATGGCGCTGATCGGGACCCACGACACGCCGACGTTCGCGGGGTGGCTGGCCGGCAACGACATCGCCGACCGGGTGCGCTACGGGCTGCTGGCAGAGTCCGGCGCCCCCGCCGCCATCAAGGAACGGGTGCAGGCCATGGGCTGGCTCGCGGCGCACCTGGGCGTGGCCGCGGAGGACCGCCCGACCTTCCTGCTGGGCCTGCTCGAGTGGCTGGGCCGTTCGGGGAGCCCGCTGGTGGTGCCGTGGCTCGAGGACCTCTGGCTGGAGGGCGTGGCGGTGAACCTGCCGGGCACCCCGTCCACCCTTCGCCCCAACTGGCAGCGCCCGATGAACCGCCTGCTGGACGACGTCTTCACCGATCCCCAGGTGGCGGCCCTGCTCCACCACCTGCAGCAGGCCCGGCGCGCCGCGCCCGGCCACTCCACGTCCAGCCACCCCTGAGGCCGCGCAACCCCATGGCATCCCACGCCACCACCGCCGCCGCCAGCGCCGGGTCCGCCGTCCGGACCAAGCCGCGGCTCTCGTTCTGGGACATCTGGAACATGAGCTTCGGCTTCCTCGGCATCCAGATCGGCTTTGCGCTGCAGAACGCCAACGTGAGCCGGATCTTCGAGACCCTGGGCGCCAGGGTGGAAGACATCCCGGTCCTCTGGATCGCGGCGCCGGTGACGGGACTCCTGATCCAGCCGATCGTCGGCTACTTCAGCGACCGCACCTGGAACCGGCTGGGCCGGCGGCGGCCGTACTTCCTCGGCGGCGCCATTCTCGCCTCGCTGGCGCTGCTGGCCATGCCGAACTCGCCCTCGCTCTGGGTGGCGGCCGGGATGCTGTGGATCATGGACGCCTCGATCAACATCTCGATGGAGCCGTTCCGCGCCTTCGTGGGTGACAACCTACCCTCGGAGCAGCGCACCACCGGCTTCGCCATGCAGAGCTTCCTGATCGGCACCGGCGCGGTGGCGGCGTCGGTGCTGCCGTGGGTGCTCACCACCTGGTTCGGGGTGAGCAACGAGGCCCCCCCGCACGTGATCCCCGACTCGGTCCGGCTCTCGTTCATCTTCGGCGCGGCGGTGTTCTTCGCCGCGGTGCTGTGGACGGTGCTGCGCTCCCGTGAGTACTCGCCGGAGGAGATGGCGGCCTTCGCCGAGAACCAGGTGCGGGAGGTGAGCGGCCGGGAGGAGCGCACCCCCGCGGCCTACGCGGCCCTCGGCGGCCGGCAGGTGCAGCTCGGCGCGATCCTCATCGTGGTGGGCGCCCTCGCCAGCGCCTGGCTGGCCCAGGCGGCGGCCTACCAGGTGATGATCCTCTCCGGCGGGGTGGCGGTGGTGGGGGTGCTGCTCATCGCGAGCGGGATGATGCAGAAGGGCGGCCACTACGACAACGGC encodes:
- a CDS encoding MFS transporter; protein product: MASHATTAAASAGSAVRTKPRLSFWDIWNMSFGFLGIQIGFALQNANVSRIFETLGARVEDIPVLWIAAPVTGLLIQPIVGYFSDRTWNRLGRRRPYFLGGAILASLALLAMPNSPSLWVAAGMLWIMDASINISMEPFRAFVGDNLPSEQRTTGFAMQSFLIGTGAVAASVLPWVLTTWFGVSNEAPPHVIPDSVRLSFIFGAAVFFAAVLWTVLRSREYSPEEMAAFAENQVREVSGREERTPAAYAALGGRQVQLGAILIVVGALASAWLAQAAAYQVMILSGGVAVVGVLLIASGMMQKGGHYDNGFVTILNDFGDMPRTMKQLALVQFFSWFALFAMWIYTTPAVTAHLYGATDATSARYNEGANWVGVGFGAYNGVAALVAFAIPVLAQRTSRKVAHAICLCCGALGLLSILVLEDPRLLLGSMVGVGIAWASILAMPYAILTGSLPPSKMGYYMGVFNFFIVIPQIVAAAILGFFVQRFFGGEAIYALAIGGGSLLLAALLTLRVEDRDDAQTTPWHPGFPPSA